A single region of the Deltaproteobacteria bacterium genome encodes:
- a CDS encoding GGDEF domain-containing protein, with translation MDHDPVTGFLVYAGFRSSLARELSRARREHRSLTLGLVSVGGWEAYLSEKGPAAADKVIRQIAAFFEDGCRDFDTTGRYSPSIFSIIFPGLSVDHGVGVVSRILGGVLKKTASVKGAESLVLRAAVAGYPHDASTTERLMEIAEASLFKTVDAKSGDVARWTEET, from the coding sequence ATGGATCATGATCCTGTAACAGGCTTTCTCGTGTACGCCGGGTTTCGCAGTTCCCTGGCCCGGGAACTCTCAAGGGCCAGGAGGGAGCATCGGTCTCTGACCTTGGGCCTCGTCTCGGTGGGAGGATGGGAAGCGTACCTTTCCGAAAAAGGACCCGCTGCGGCCGATAAGGTCATCCGTCAAATCGCGGCATTTTTTGAGGATGGATGCCGTGATTTCGACACAACGGGGAGATACAGCCCATCAATATTCTCCATCATCTTTCCTGGGTTGAGTGTGGACCATGGCGTCGGGGTCGTATCCCGAATCCTGGGGGGGGTATTAAAGAAGACCGCATCGGTGAAAGGCGCCGAGTCCCTGGTATTAAGAGCCGCAGTTGCCGGTTATCCCCACGACGCTTCTACTACCGAGAGGCTCATGGAGATAGCCGAGGCTTCCCTTTTCAAGACTGTCGATGCAAAATCGGGGGATGTCGCCAGGTGGACCGAAGAAACGTAG